One genomic window of Caenorhabditis elegans chromosome I includes the following:
- the F48C1.3 gene encoding uncharacterized protein (Partially confirmed by transcript evidence) → MHLKIYRKITIILNTFKAVCIDISIFGLYLTSKGRLFFENKINNSENLSENSKLAVLGSKLMEHCTS, encoded by the exons ATGCATCTCAAAATTTATAGGAAAATTACTataattttaaacactttCAAAGCAGTTTGTATTG atatttctaTATTTGGATTATATTTAACTTCTAAAGGccgtcttttttttgaaaataaaatcaataattctgagaatttaagtgaaaattcaaaattggcgGTTCTGGGATCAAAATTGATGGAGCACTGTACTTCCTGA